One Rhinoraja longicauda isolate Sanriku21f chromosome 21, sRhiLon1.1, whole genome shotgun sequence genomic region harbors:
- the uts2r5 gene encoding urotensin-2 receptor: MEVTVVGAQSNLSTIGNSSSSAPGPGNEILMTILLGTILSVMCLMGAVGNVYVLVVMNLSMRFTGSLYAYIVNLALADLLYLTTIPFVVCTYFVKDWYFGELGCRFLLSLDFLTMHASIFILTVMSMERYLAVVKPLATYRKNNGYRRIIISVVWLVSFLLALPTMIMTNLREFAKNGTIKHMCHSTWPEHTYRIYLTVLFNTCILAPGILIGFLYIKLARTYWTSQSRKEVKKAPKRKILFLIFGIVLIYGICFLPLWAWQLFRLYFNESAPISPTTVAIVNLFVTCLAYCNSCINPFLYTLLTKNYKEYLRHQKAKFSKRKCHRILSQRSTSSGHHPCTENLSDT; the protein is encoded by the coding sequence ATGGAGGTGACAGTTGTTGGAGCTCAGAGTAACTTGTCCACCATTGGGAACTCTTCCTCTTCAGCCCCAGGGCCAGGGAATGAGATACTGATGACAATATTGCTGGGGACCATTCTGAGCGTCATGTGTTTGATGGGAGCTGTAGGCAATGTCTACGTCCTGGTAGTGATGAATTTGTCCATGAGgttcactggctccctgtacgccTACATAGTAAACCTGGCTTTGGCCGACCTCCTTTACCTCACCACTATCCCATTTGTGGTGTGCACCTACTTTGTGAAGGACTGGTACTTTGGAGAACTTGGCTGTAGATTCCTCCTCAGCTTGGACTTCCTGACGATGCACGCCAGCATCTTCATATTGACTGTCATGAGCATGGAGAGATACTTAGCAGTGGTGAAACCCCTGGCGACGTATAGGAAAAACAACGGCTACAGGAGGATCATCATTAGCGTGGTGTGGCTGGTTTCATTTCTCCTTGCCCTTCCTACGATGATAATGACCAATCTCAGAGAATTTGCCAAGAACGGGACAATAAAACACATGTGCCACTCCACATGGCCAGAACATACTTACAGGATCTATCTAACTGTGCTTTTTAATACTTGTATACTGGCTCCAGGGATATTAATTGGATTCTTGTACATAAAGTTAGCTCGTACTTACTGGACATCCCAAAGCAGGAAGGAAGTAAAGAAGGCACCTAAGCGGAAAATCCTCTTTCTGatttttgggattgtcctaataTATGGTATCTGTTTCTTGCCTTTATGGGCATGGCAATTGTTTCGTCTCTACTTCAATGaatctgcacctatttctcccaccaCAGTCGCCATCGTTAATTTGTTTGTGACTTGCCTGGCCTACTGCAATAGCTGCATCAATCCTTTCCTCTACACCTTACTGACAAAAAATTACAAAGAGTACCTGAGGCACCAAAAGGCAAAGTTCTCCAAAAGGAAATGCCACAGGATTTTGTCCCAAAGATCAACGTCTTCTGGACATCATCCGTGCACAGAGAATCTATCGGACACTTAA
- the smurf1 gene encoding E3 ubiquitin-protein ligase SMURF1 isoform X1, whose protein sequence is MSNTGPGARRNGSSIKIRLTVLCAKNLAKKDFFRLPDPFAKIIVDGSGQCHSTDTVKNTLDPKWNQHYDLYIGKADSITISIWNHKKIHKKQGAGFLGCVRLLSNAISRLKDTGYQRLDLCKLNPTDGDTIRGQIVVSLQTRDRIGTGGPVVDCRGILDNDLPEGPLFEDSGPGRPLSCIMEDTVPFPDITGAAGGGNCQLIESPNQEQRLQAQRIRNFGVRVQMHTPQSRPHGHQSPVLPEGYEQRTTVQGQIYFLHTQTGVSTWHDPRIPRDLTNFNYDELGPLPSGWEVRSTVSGRIYFVDHNNRTTQFTDPRLHHIMSNPSQLKESNQTLPAPPEVPVEEGEGEWSVPRCERDLVQKLKVLRHELALQQPQAGHCRIEVSRDEIFEESYRQVMKMRPKDLKKRLMVKFRSEEGLDYGGVAREWLYLLCHEMLNPYYGLFQYSTDNIYTLQINPDSAVNPEHLSYFHFVGRIMGLAVFHGHYINGGFTLPFYKQLLGKPIQLSDLETVDPELHKSLVWILENDITPVLDHTFCVEHNCFGRIIQQELKPNGRNVPVTEENKREYVRLYVNWRFMRGIEAQFLALQKGFNELIPQHLLKPFDQKEIELIIGGLGKIDIKDWKANTRLKHCTSDSNIVKWFWETVEMFDEERRARLLQFVTGSSRVPLQGFKALQGSTGAAGPRLFTIHLIDANTENLPKAHTCFNRIDIPPYESYEKLYEKLLTAVEETCGFAVE, encoded by the exons GTACATTGGAAAAGCAGACTCAATTACTATAAGCATATGGAATCACAAGAAAATACATAAGAAACAGGGAGCTGGCTTCCTGGGTTGTGTTCGGCTGCTATCAAATGCCATCAGTAGACTAAAGGATACTGGCT ATCAGCGGTTGGATCTATGCAAGCTCAATCCCACAGACGGCGATACAATACGAGGACAAATAGTTG TAAGTTTACAAACTCGAGATCGAATAGGAACTGGTGGTCCTGTTGTCGATTGCAGAGGAATACTGGATAATGATCTACCTGAGGG GCCACTTTTTGAGGATTCTGGACCCGGAAGGCCGCTAAGCTGTATAATGGAAGACACAGTACCATTTCCAGACATaactggtgcagctggtggaggaaATTGCCAGTTGATAGAGTCTCCAAACCAGGAACAGAGACTGCAGGCTCAGCGAATCCGTAACTTTGGTGTTCGAGTTCAAATGCACACGCCACAGAGCCGACCTCATGGACATCAGTCTCCTGTGCTACCAGAGGGATACG AGCAACGAACAACGGTACAGGGACAGATTTACTTCCTGCACACACAGACTGGAGTCAGCACTTGGCATGATCCTCGAATACCAAG AGATCTTACGAATTTTAACTATGATGAgctcggtcctttgccttccggGTGGGAAGTCAGAAGTACAGTGTCGGGAAGAATATATTTTGTAGATCACAACAACCGAACAACACAGTTCACAGATCCCAGACTGCACCATATAATGAG TAATCCGAGTCAGTTGAAGGAATCAAATCAGACCTTGCCTGCGCCACCGGAGGTACCAGTagaagaaggagagggagagtggtCTGTCCCACGATGTGAGCGGGATCTGGTGCAGAAGTTGAAAGTCCTGAGGCATGAGCTTGCTTTGCAACAACCACAAGCAGGGCACTGTCGCATTGAAGTCTCCCGGGATGAGATCTTTGAG GAATCATACCGTCAAGTAATGAAAATGAGACCAAAGGACTTGAAAAAGCGTTTAATGGTTAAATTTAGAAGTGAAGAGGGCTTGGATTACGGTGGAGTAGCCAG GGAATGGTTGTATTTGCTCTGTCATGAAATGTTGAATCCTTACTATGGGCTATTTCAATATTCAACTGATAATATCTACACACTACAGATCAATCCAGATTCTGCAGTCAACCCT GAGCACTTGTCATATTTCCATTTTGTGGGCCGGATAATGGGACTGGCTGTATTCCATGGACACTACATTAATGGTGGTTTCACATTACCATTTTATAAGCAGCTGTTAGGAAAACCTATCCAGTTATCAGACTTGGAAACTGTGGACCCAGAATTGCACAAGAGCTTGGTTTGGATCCT TGAAAATGATATTACGCCAGTGCTAGATCACACATTTTGTGTAGAACATAACTGTTTTGGTCGGATTATTCAACAAGAGCTGAAACCAAATGGCAGAAATGTTCCTGTAACAGAAGAGAATAAGCGAGAATATGTTAG GCTTTACGTGAACTGGAGATTTATGAGGGGAATTGAGGCACAGTTTCTGGCTCTACAGAAGGGATTTAATGAGCTTATTCCACAGCATCTCCTTAAACCTTTTGATCAGAAAGAAATTGAG CTTATTATTGGTGGGTTGGGGAAGATTGACATAAAGGACTGGAAAGCTAACACACGTTTAAAGCATTGCACGTCTGACAGCAACATTGTGAAGTGGTTCTGGGAAACGGTGGAGATGTTTGATGAGGAGAGAAGAGCACGACTACTTCAGTTTGTAACTGGTTCTTCCAGAGTACCTCTGCAAGGATTCAAGGCACTACAAG GTTCTACAGGTGCGGCAGGTCCAAGGCTTTTCACCATCCATTTGATTGATGCCAACACAGAAAACCTTCCCAAAGCACATACATG TTTTAATCGTATAGACATTCCTCCTTATGAGTCTTATGAAAAGCTTTATGAGAAATTATTGACAGCAGTGGAAGAGACATGTGGCTTTGCAGTGGAGTGA
- the smurf1 gene encoding E3 ubiquitin-protein ligase SMURF1 isoform X2, translating to MSNTGPGARRNGSSIKIRLTVLCAKNLAKKDFFRLPDPFAKIIVDGSGQCHSTDTVKNTLDPKWNQHYDLYIGKADSITISIWNHKKIHKKQGAGFLGCVRLLSNAISRLKDTGYQRLDLCKLNPTDGDTIRGQIVVSLQTRDRIGTGGPVVDCRGILDNDLPEGPLFEDSGPGRPLSCIMEDTVPFPDITGAAGGGNCQLIESPNQEQRLQAQRIRNFGVRVQMHTPQSRPHGHQSPVLPEGYEQRTTVQGQIYFLHTQTGVSTWHDPRIPRDLTNFNYDELGPLPSGWEVRSTVSGRIYFVDHNNRTTQFTDPRLHHIMSNPSQLKESNQTLPAPPEVPVEEGEGEWSVPRCERDLVQKLKVLRHELALQQPQAGHCRIEVSRDEIFEESYRQVMKMRPKDLKKRLMVKFRSEEGLDYGGVAREWLYLLCHEMLNPYYGLFQYSTDNIYTLQINPDSAVNPEHLSYFHFVGRIMGLAVFHGHYINGGFTLPFYKQLLGKPIQLSDLETVDPELHKSLVWILENDITPVLDHTFCVEHNCFGRIIQQELKPNGRNVPVTEENKREYVRLYVNWRFMRGIEAQFLALQKGFNELIPQHLLKPFDQKEIELIIGGLGKIDIKDWKANTRLKHCTSDSNIVKWFWETVEMFDEERRARLLQFVTGSSRVPLQGFKALQGAAGPRLFTIHLIDANTENLPKAHTCFNRIDIPPYESYEKLYEKLLTAVEETCGFAVE from the exons GTACATTGGAAAAGCAGACTCAATTACTATAAGCATATGGAATCACAAGAAAATACATAAGAAACAGGGAGCTGGCTTCCTGGGTTGTGTTCGGCTGCTATCAAATGCCATCAGTAGACTAAAGGATACTGGCT ATCAGCGGTTGGATCTATGCAAGCTCAATCCCACAGACGGCGATACAATACGAGGACAAATAGTTG TAAGTTTACAAACTCGAGATCGAATAGGAACTGGTGGTCCTGTTGTCGATTGCAGAGGAATACTGGATAATGATCTACCTGAGGG GCCACTTTTTGAGGATTCTGGACCCGGAAGGCCGCTAAGCTGTATAATGGAAGACACAGTACCATTTCCAGACATaactggtgcagctggtggaggaaATTGCCAGTTGATAGAGTCTCCAAACCAGGAACAGAGACTGCAGGCTCAGCGAATCCGTAACTTTGGTGTTCGAGTTCAAATGCACACGCCACAGAGCCGACCTCATGGACATCAGTCTCCTGTGCTACCAGAGGGATACG AGCAACGAACAACGGTACAGGGACAGATTTACTTCCTGCACACACAGACTGGAGTCAGCACTTGGCATGATCCTCGAATACCAAG AGATCTTACGAATTTTAACTATGATGAgctcggtcctttgccttccggGTGGGAAGTCAGAAGTACAGTGTCGGGAAGAATATATTTTGTAGATCACAACAACCGAACAACACAGTTCACAGATCCCAGACTGCACCATATAATGAG TAATCCGAGTCAGTTGAAGGAATCAAATCAGACCTTGCCTGCGCCACCGGAGGTACCAGTagaagaaggagagggagagtggtCTGTCCCACGATGTGAGCGGGATCTGGTGCAGAAGTTGAAAGTCCTGAGGCATGAGCTTGCTTTGCAACAACCACAAGCAGGGCACTGTCGCATTGAAGTCTCCCGGGATGAGATCTTTGAG GAATCATACCGTCAAGTAATGAAAATGAGACCAAAGGACTTGAAAAAGCGTTTAATGGTTAAATTTAGAAGTGAAGAGGGCTTGGATTACGGTGGAGTAGCCAG GGAATGGTTGTATTTGCTCTGTCATGAAATGTTGAATCCTTACTATGGGCTATTTCAATATTCAACTGATAATATCTACACACTACAGATCAATCCAGATTCTGCAGTCAACCCT GAGCACTTGTCATATTTCCATTTTGTGGGCCGGATAATGGGACTGGCTGTATTCCATGGACACTACATTAATGGTGGTTTCACATTACCATTTTATAAGCAGCTGTTAGGAAAACCTATCCAGTTATCAGACTTGGAAACTGTGGACCCAGAATTGCACAAGAGCTTGGTTTGGATCCT TGAAAATGATATTACGCCAGTGCTAGATCACACATTTTGTGTAGAACATAACTGTTTTGGTCGGATTATTCAACAAGAGCTGAAACCAAATGGCAGAAATGTTCCTGTAACAGAAGAGAATAAGCGAGAATATGTTAG GCTTTACGTGAACTGGAGATTTATGAGGGGAATTGAGGCACAGTTTCTGGCTCTACAGAAGGGATTTAATGAGCTTATTCCACAGCATCTCCTTAAACCTTTTGATCAGAAAGAAATTGAG CTTATTATTGGTGGGTTGGGGAAGATTGACATAAAGGACTGGAAAGCTAACACACGTTTAAAGCATTGCACGTCTGACAGCAACATTGTGAAGTGGTTCTGGGAAACGGTGGAGATGTTTGATGAGGAGAGAAGAGCACGACTACTTCAGTTTGTAACTGGTTCTTCCAGAGTACCTCTGCAAGGATTCAAGGCACTACAAG GTGCGGCAGGTCCAAGGCTTTTCACCATCCATTTGATTGATGCCAACACAGAAAACCTTCCCAAAGCACATACATG TTTTAATCGTATAGACATTCCTCCTTATGAGTCTTATGAAAAGCTTTATGAGAAATTATTGACAGCAGTGGAAGAGACATGTGGCTTTGCAGTGGAGTGA